A genomic stretch from Mus pahari chromosome 6, PAHARI_EIJ_v1.1, whole genome shotgun sequence includes:
- the Foxe1 gene encoding forkhead box protein E1: MTAESAPPPPPQPESLAAVKEERGEAAAAGAGVPAEAAGRGAGGRRRKRPLQRGKPPYSYIALIAMAIAHAPERRLTLGGIYKFITERFPFYRDNPKKWQNSIRHNLTLNDCFLKIPREAGRPGKGNYWALDPNAEDMFESGSFLRRRKRFKRSDLSTYPAYMHDAAAAAAAAAAAIFPGAVPAARPAYPGAVYAGYAPPLAAPPPVYYPAASPGPCRVFGLVPERPLSPDLGPSPSAAGGSCAFAAAAGAAGTGSFQPAVCTGARPVNPAAYAAAYAGPDGAYPQGASSALFAAAAGRLAGPASPPAGGGSGGVEATVDFYGRTSPGQFGAALGPCYNPGGQLGAGGGGAYHSRHATAYPGAVDRFVSAM; this comes from the coding sequence ATGACGGCCGAGAGCGCGCCGCCTCCCCCGCCGCAGCCCGAGTCGCTGGCAGCCGTGAAGGAAGAGCGCGGTGAGGCAGCGGCGGCGGGCGCGGGGGTCCCGGCGGAGGCGGCGGGTCGCGGCGCGGGAGGACGGCGACGCAAGCGCCCCCTGCAGCGGGGGAAGCCGCCCTACAGCTACATCGCGCTCATCGCTATGGCCATCGCGCACGCGCCCGAGCGCCGCCTGACTTTGGGCGGCATCTACAAGTTCATCACCGAGCGCTTCCCGTTCTACCGCGACAACCCCAAGAAGTGGCAGAACAGCATCCGCCACAACCTCACCCTCAACGACTGCTTCCTCAAGATCCCGCGCGAGGCGGGCCGCCCGGGCAAGGGCAATTACTGGGCGCTCGACCCCAACGCCGAGGACATGTTCGAGAGCGGCAGCTTCCTGCGCCGCCGCAAGCGCTTCAAGCGCTCGGACCTGTCCACCTACCCGGCCTACATGCACGACGcagccgctgccgccgccgctgccgccgccgccatcTTCCCGGGCGCCGTGCCCGCCGCGAGGCCGGCTTACCCGGGCGCCGTCTATGCGGGCTACGCGCCACCGCTCGCCGCGCCCCCGCCGGTCTACTACCCCGCCGCGTCGCCGGGGCCCTGTCGGGTCTTCGGCTTGGTTCCCGAGCGGCCGCTCAGCCCCGATCTGGGCCCCTCGCCGTCAGCGGCCGGCGGCTCGTGCGCCTTTGCGGCTGCGGCGGGCGCGGCGGGCACAGGGAGCTTCCAGCCGGCTGTGTGCACCGGAGCGCGGCCCGTCAACCCCGCTGCCTATGCCGCCGCCTACGCGGGTCCCGACGGCGCGTACCCGCAAGGGGCGAGCAGTGCGCTCTTCGCCGCTGCTGCGGGCCGCCTGGCCGGACCGGCCTCGCCCCCCGCGGGAGGAGGCAGTGGCGGCGTGGAGGCTACCGTGGACTTCTACGGCCGCACGTCGCCGGGCCAGTTCGGAGCGGCGCTGGGGCCCTGCTACAATCCCGGTGGGCAACTCGGAGCCGGTGGTGGCGGTGCCTACCACTCCCGCCACGCTACCGCCTACCCCGGCGCGGTGGATCGGTTCGTGTCTGCCATGTGA